GCCGCCGCGGCCTCGGCCGGATCTGCGAACTCGACCACCCCGAGACCCTGCGCGCCTTCGCCGCCCGCGCCGCCGCCCGCCTGCCGCACACCGCGCAGGGCATCCGCGCCGCCGGCGACCCGGACGCGCTGATCCGCACCGTCGCCGTCAGCGGCGGCTCCGGAGACAGCCTGTTCGCGCAGGTCCGCGCCGCCGGCGTGGACGCCTTCCTCACCGCCGACCTGCGCCACCACCCCGCGTCCGAGGCCCGCGAGCAGAGCCCGCTCGCGCTCGTCGACGCCGCCCACTGGGCCACCGAGTGGCCCTGGTGCGAGCAGGCCGCCGCGCAGCTCGACGCGATCTCCGAGCGCCACGGCTGGGGTCTTCGCACCCACGTCTCGCGCACGGTCACCGACCCGTGGACGGCGCACGCGCCGTCCGTCACCTCCCCTACCAACCCTGGAGCCCCCAACTGAACGCCGAGCCCGCCGACCAGATCCGACTTCTCGATGTCCAGGCCCTGGACGTCCGGCTGTCTCAGCTCGCCCACAAGCGCAAGTCGCTGCCCGAGCACGCCGAGGTCGACTCCCTGACCAAGGACCTCACC
This Streptomyces sp. NBC_00539 DNA region includes the following protein-coding sequences:
- a CDS encoding Nif3-like dinuclear metal center hexameric protein, which encodes MPRLCEVIAALDALWPPARAEQWDAVGTVCGDPDAEITRVLFAVDPVQEIVDEAVRLGADLVVTHHPLYLRGTTTVEAGTFKGRVVHTLIKNDIALHVAHTNADTADPGVSDALAGALDLRVTGPLVPDPTDPAGRRGLGRICELDHPETLRAFAARAAARLPHTAQGIRAAGDPDALIRTVAVSGGSGDSLFAQVRAAGVDAFLTADLRHHPASEAREQSPLALVDAAHWATEWPWCEQAAAQLDAISERHGWGLRTHVSRTVTDPWTAHAPSVTSPTNPGAPN